A portion of the Polyangia bacterium genome contains these proteins:
- a CDS encoding low affinity iron permease family protein, producing MIPRRLPRTMRQRSKFGRLLERWSYQVTLWTGSSTAFALAVLVIVGWLVTGPIFRFSDTWQLVINTGTTIVTFLMVFLIQRSQNKDSLAIQLKLNELVAAMQGASNHLIDVEDLTEQELRALHRHYRKLAQIARQSGDVLASHSIEEAAQRARRKHQAPPGL from the coding sequence ATGATTCCCCGAAGGCTTCCTCGCACGATGCGCCAGCGCTCGAAGTTCGGGCGTCTTCTCGAACGATGGTCGTACCAAGTGACGCTTTGGACCGGCAGCTCGACGGCGTTTGCCCTGGCGGTGCTGGTGATCGTGGGCTGGCTGGTGACCGGGCCGATCTTTCGTTTCTCCGACACCTGGCAGCTGGTCATCAATACAGGCACCACCATCGTGACGTTCCTGATGGTGTTCCTGATCCAGCGCTCGCAGAACAAGGATTCGCTGGCCATCCAGCTCAAGCTCAACGAGCTGGTGGCCGCCATGCAAGGGGCCAGCAATCACCTCATCGACGTCGAAGATCTGACCGAACAGGAGCTGCGCGCTTTGCACCGTCACTATCGCAAGCTGGCGCAGATAGCCCGCCAGTCGGGCGACGTGCTGGCTTCGCACTCGATCGAGGAAGCAGCCCAGCGGGCACGACGAAAGCACCAGGCGCCCCCCGGTCTTTAA
- a CDS encoding serine/threonine-protein kinase yields MLERGAAIGRFFVLGLLGKGGMGEVYAAHDPELDRKVAIKLLRAGAASESPEGRLRLMREAQAIARVSHPSVVVVYDVGMFGERVFIAMELVEGHTLRFWAHAQHRPWPAVVDVFAAAGRGLAAAHERDLVHRDFKPDNVMITADGKVRVMDFGLVQMRGDRTGATPLPTAAAEARRTPSGFPAARPSLEMTEEDLLVTRPSILATTTPSSQPGGAIGLELTRDGTSMGTPAYMSPEQFRNQPTDARTDQFSFCVSLYETIYSERPFAGTNEAALADAVINEHVRSAPPGSDVPDWVRAALLRGLRADPDQRWPSMNALLDTLDKHPAIESRRRFLAAATDKLAGVWHLPGGAALDTLARREMRRAFLASGRSYAGTAFDHACAILDRYAQRWAQLYVESCEATHVRAEQSAEVLDLRMACLQEGLQDLAALVRMFRQATAAAVDNAVNAANALGNLERCENIELLRAVVRPPTDAATRERVESLRQRLADVRARGRVGRIAEALTAMAPLATEARAIGYGPLLADVLHACARLHEDQGATEEAARFSEEAFGIAVACRHDEAAAEIATLMVGYTQLRPIAADTWTVVAEALLRRIGGHDQLWGWFYNNRGIVRSLQGRPEESLEDQYLALRAKEKVLQPDHPDIAVTVCNIAIRLDDAGRLDEAIELGRRAVEIGEAGFGGDHPRTALFLANYSELLAHSGRGADSALAAARALDIVERQVNPDSVLVFVALTSLGIARLMEGKNTEALAALERADRLADSVAPSSAYRAQVRFALGRALWESGRDRAKALALAATARQDYEAAATSVVVRQELGQIAAWLAERAAAPIAARPPLVASKR; encoded by the coding sequence GTGCTCGAGCGCGGGGCGGCCATCGGGCGCTTCTTCGTCCTGGGCTTGCTGGGCAAAGGCGGCATGGGCGAGGTCTACGCCGCCCACGATCCGGAGCTGGATCGCAAGGTGGCGATCAAACTTCTGCGCGCCGGCGCGGCCAGCGAATCGCCCGAGGGCCGCCTGCGCCTGATGCGCGAAGCGCAGGCCATCGCCCGGGTCTCGCACCCGAGCGTGGTGGTGGTTTACGACGTCGGCATGTTCGGCGAGCGCGTGTTCATCGCCATGGAGTTGGTCGAAGGGCACACGCTGCGCTTCTGGGCACACGCCCAGCATCGGCCGTGGCCCGCGGTGGTTGACGTGTTCGCTGCCGCCGGTCGGGGACTGGCCGCCGCCCACGAACGCGATCTGGTCCACCGTGATTTCAAGCCCGACAACGTGATGATCACCGCCGACGGCAAGGTGCGGGTCATGGACTTTGGTCTGGTGCAGATGCGCGGCGATCGCACCGGCGCGACACCCCTGCCGACGGCGGCGGCCGAGGCGCGCCGCACGCCCAGCGGCTTTCCGGCCGCGCGCCCCAGCCTCGAGATGACCGAAGAGGATTTGCTGGTCACCCGGCCGTCCATCCTCGCCACGACGACCCCGTCTTCGCAGCCAGGCGGCGCCATTGGCCTCGAGCTGACCCGCGATGGAACGAGCATGGGAACGCCCGCATACATGTCGCCCGAGCAGTTTCGTAACCAGCCCACCGACGCGCGCACTGATCAGTTCAGCTTCTGCGTGTCCCTCTACGAGACCATCTACAGCGAAAGGCCCTTCGCCGGAACCAACGAGGCCGCGCTGGCCGACGCCGTGATCAACGAACACGTGCGTTCGGCGCCGCCCGGCAGCGATGTCCCCGACTGGGTTCGCGCGGCGTTGCTGCGCGGACTGCGCGCCGATCCCGACCAGCGCTGGCCGTCGATGAACGCCCTGCTGGACACGCTGGACAAGCACCCCGCCATCGAGAGCCGCCGCCGTTTTCTGGCCGCCGCCACCGACAAGTTGGCCGGCGTCTGGCACCTGCCGGGTGGCGCTGCCCTGGACACGCTGGCCCGCCGCGAGATGCGGCGGGCGTTCCTGGCCAGCGGGCGATCCTATGCCGGCACGGCGTTCGACCACGCCTGCGCCATCCTGGATCGTTATGCTCAGCGCTGGGCGCAGCTTTACGTCGAATCGTGCGAGGCCACCCACGTGCGCGCCGAGCAATCAGCCGAGGTGCTGGATCTGCGCATGGCTTGTCTGCAGGAAGGACTGCAGGATCTGGCGGCGCTGGTGCGGATGTTTCGCCAGGCCACCGCCGCCGCCGTCGACAATGCCGTCAACGCCGCCAACGCCCTGGGCAACCTCGAGCGCTGCGAGAACATCGAGCTTCTGCGCGCCGTCGTCCGTCCGCCCACCGACGCCGCCACCCGCGAACGGGTCGAAAGCCTGCGCCAGCGACTGGCCGACGTGCGCGCCCGGGGCCGCGTTGGCCGCATCGCCGAAGCCCTGACTGCGATGGCGCCGCTTGCGACCGAGGCGCGCGCCATCGGGTATGGGCCCCTTCTGGCCGACGTGCTGCACGCCTGCGCGCGGTTGCACGAAGATCAAGGCGCCACCGAAGAGGCCGCGCGCTTCAGCGAGGAGGCGTTCGGCATCGCCGTCGCTTGCCGGCACGACGAGGCGGCGGCGGAGATTGCCACGCTGATGGTGGGTTACACCCAGTTGCGGCCCATCGCCGCCGATACCTGGACCGTGGTGGCCGAAGCACTGCTGCGCCGGATCGGCGGACACGATCAATTGTGGGGCTGGTTCTACAACAACCGCGGCATCGTTCGCAGCCTTCAGGGGCGACCGGAAGAAAGCCTCGAGGACCAGTACCTGGCCCTGCGCGCCAAGGAGAAGGTTCTGCAGCCCGATCACCCGGACATCGCCGTCACCGTGTGCAACATCGCCATCCGTCTGGACGATGCGGGGCGGCTGGACGAAGCGATCGAGCTCGGCCGGCGCGCGGTGGAGATCGGCGAGGCCGGCTTTGGTGGTGACCATCCACGCACGGCGCTTTTCCTGGCCAACTACAGCGAGCTTCTGGCGCACAGCGGGCGCGGCGCCGACAGCGCGCTGGCCGCCGCGCGTGCTCTGGACATCGTCGAACGGCAAGTTAATCCCGACAGCGTCCTGGTCTTCGTGGCCTTGACCTCGCTGGGCATCGCCCGGTTGATGGAAGGCAAGAACACCGAGGCGCTGGCGGCCCTCGAGCGCGCCGATCGGCTGGCTGATTCTGTCGCGCCATCGTCCGCGTACCGGGCGCAGGTGCGTTTCGCTTTGGGCCGCGCGCTGTGGGAAAGCGGCCGCGATCGCGCCAAGGCGCTGGCCCTGGCAGCGACGGCACGGCAGGACTACGAAGCCGCGGCGACCAGCGTGGTGGTCAGGCAGGAACTGGGTCAGATCGCGGCCTGGCTGGCCGAACGGGCGGCCGCGCCGATCGCCGCCCGACCGCCGCTGGTCGCTTCCAAACGTTGA
- a CDS encoding GNAT family N-acetyltransferase: protein MTDRPPLVARARAPVARAQAGWIAAMDPWRGLGYRAPALGRWLARVASQNSDEIWLARARMRGPVQGIVVVQGNFLLGSFIALLAVRSSAAGRGVGRALMAHIEARALASRRWLYVSFDRDNQAARRFYRRQGFVRVGALPDLLKPGRVEVLLRKGRPRV from the coding sequence GTGACTGATCGCCCGCCGCTCGTCGCCCGCGCCCGCGCCCCGGTGGCCCGCGCGCAGGCCGGCTGGATCGCGGCGATGGATCCCTGGCGCGGCCTTGGCTATCGCGCGCCGGCGCTGGGCCGCTGGCTGGCGCGGGTAGCCTCGCAGAACAGCGACGAGATCTGGCTGGCGCGGGCAAGGATGCGCGGCCCGGTGCAAGGGATCGTCGTCGTGCAGGGCAATTTTCTGCTGGGGTCGTTCATCGCGCTTTTGGCGGTGCGTTCGTCGGCCGCCGGGCGCGGGGTGGGGCGCGCGCTCATGGCCCACATCGAGGCGCGCGCCCTTGCGTCGCGCCGCTGGCTGTATGTTTCATTCGATCGCGACAATCAGGCAGCGCGCCGGTTCTACCGTCGGCAGGGATTCGTGCGGGTGGGCGCTCTGCCGGATCTGCTCAAGCCCGGCCGGGTCGAGGTGCTGCTGCGAAAAGGCCGCCCGCGGGTCTAG
- a CDS encoding polysaccharide deacetylase family protein produces the protein MSLTISFGIAFVTQLAIDPAARPLPPAHALRAPITHVATDQPTVAITFDACATRTQDNGFDQAIFDLLRAENVPATIFVSGRWVETHPEAMDALAAEALIEFGDHSYDHPHMRRLNAARIGEEIDQTEAALLRYGKKSVAFRPPFGEWSARVLGVLQDRKLPAVLWDVVSGDPSATVTAEEMTRTVLRKTKPGSIVIFHINGRARRTAEALPGILRELRARGLRFVHLSELLAAPPPAVAPELGPDDPMPLSMDGTSLAGD, from the coding sequence ATGTCCCTAACCATTTCTTTCGGGATCGCCTTCGTCACGCAATTGGCGATCGATCCGGCGGCTCGGCCCTTGCCGCCGGCCCACGCCCTGCGCGCGCCCATCACCCACGTGGCGACCGATCAGCCGACGGTGGCGATCACGTTTGACGCGTGCGCCACGCGCACGCAGGACAATGGCTTCGATCAGGCCATCTTCGATCTGCTGCGCGCCGAGAACGTGCCGGCCACGATCTTCGTTTCGGGCCGCTGGGTGGAGACGCATCCCGAGGCCATGGATGCGCTGGCCGCCGAGGCGCTGATCGAGTTCGGCGATCACTCGTACGACCACCCGCACATGCGCCGCCTGAACGCCGCCCGCATCGGCGAGGAGATCGATCAGACGGAAGCGGCGCTGTTGCGTTACGGAAAAAAGAGCGTGGCCTTTCGCCCTCCCTTCGGCGAATGGAGCGCGCGCGTGCTGGGCGTGCTGCAGGATCGCAAGCTGCCGGCGGTGTTGTGGGACGTGGTGTCCGGGGATCCCAGCGCCACCGTGACGGCGGAGGAGATGACCCGCACCGTCTTGCGCAAGACCAAGCCCGGATCGATCGTCATCTTCCACATCAACGGCCGCGCCCGTCGCACCGCCGAAGCGCTGCCGGGAATCTTGCGCGAGCTGCGTGCGCGCGGCCTGCGCTTCGTGCATCTGTCCGAGCTTTTGGCGGCCCCGCCGCCGGCGGTGGCGCCGGAGCTTGGTCCCGACGATCCGATGCCGCTGTCGATGGATGGCACCAGCTTGGCCGGTGACTGA
- the rimI gene encoding ribosomal protein S18-alanine N-acetyltransferase, translating to MALNKAPQPFLIEPMKAADLDAVMEIERVSFRSPWSRQVFLEELTRDWAHVDIVREVQSGDVVGFANYWLVADEVHVLNLATHPQARRAGHASRMMAHMIDFARRELCRYVTLEVRRSNGAALRLYRRFAFRAIGVRPNYYAEDQEDAIVMLLDLG from the coding sequence ATGGCGCTGAACAAGGCCCCCCAGCCGTTTCTGATCGAGCCGATGAAGGCGGCCGATCTCGACGCGGTGATGGAGATCGAACGGGTGTCGTTCCGTTCTCCGTGGTCGCGCCAGGTTTTCCTCGAGGAGCTGACGCGCGACTGGGCGCACGTCGACATCGTACGCGAGGTGCAGAGCGGCGACGTGGTCGGCTTCGCCAACTACTGGCTGGTGGCCGACGAGGTGCACGTGCTGAACCTGGCCACGCATCCGCAGGCCCGCCGCGCCGGCCACGCTTCGCGGATGATGGCGCACATGATCGACTTTGCGCGTCGCGAGCTGTGTCGGTACGTGACCCTGGAGGTGCGCCGTTCGAACGGCGCGGCGCTGCGGCTTTACCGGCGATTTGCCTTCCGCGCCATCGGCGTGCGCCCGAACTACTATGCAGAGGACCAGGAAGATGCGATCGTCATGCTTCTGGACTTGGGCTAG